In Macadamia integrifolia cultivar HAES 741 chromosome 13, SCU_Mint_v3, whole genome shotgun sequence, one DNA window encodes the following:
- the LOC122059117 gene encoding secreted RxLR effector protein 161-like: MGLASFIIGIEIFRDRFRRILSLSQKTYINKVLERYGIMNCKLGVSPIIKGDKFSLNQCPKNDLERAQIKDIPYSSAVGSLMYAMTCTRPDISFAVSMLGRYVSNPSMDHWVTVNKVMRYLKGTREYMFTYRASVRLEVIGYSNSDYAGCLDSRKSTSGYIFLLAGGAISWKSKKQTCVSTSTMEAEFVAYFEATSMAI; encoded by the coding sequence ATGGGTTTAGCTTCTTTCATTATCGGCATTGAGATATTTCGTGATAGATTTCGTCGGATACTTAGCCTATCacagaaaacctatattaaCAAAGTTTTGGAAAGATATGGCATTATGAATTGCAAATTAGGTGTTTCCCccattatcaaaggagataagttCAGTCTAAATCAATGCCCAAAGAATGATCTGGAAAGAGCACAAATAAAGGATATTCCTTATTCTTCCGCAGTGGGGAGTCTTATGTATGCAATGACTTGTACTCGTCCAGACATCAGTTTTGCTGTTAGTATGTTAGGCAGATATGTGAGTAATCCTAGCATGGATCATTGGGTTACAGTAAACAAGGTGATGAGGTATTTAAAGGGGACTAGGGAGTACATGTTTACTTACAGAGCATCTGTTCGATTAGAAGTGATCGGATATTCAAATTCTGATTATGCAGGATGCCTAGACAGTAGGAAATCTACATCAGGATACATCTTTCTACTTGCTGGTGGGGCGATTTCTTGGAAGTCCAAAAAACAGACTTGTGtctctacttctactatggaagcagagTTTGTGGCATACTTTGAGGCCACATCTATGGCAATTTGA
- the LOC122059118 gene encoding polygalacturonase-1 non-catalytic subunit beta-like: MDAYIQETLETCGKSPISGEQCTCATSAEDLIDFVVEKLGNHVSVWSTESIEGSYENATIGAMKLIHGNLSEPPALCHSMPFPFQIYYCHILQKVKLYVVHIHGSKKVNHAIMACHYDTSTWSPNHLAFKILGYGPGLIEVCHWINENGVVWTKTQG; this comes from the coding sequence CAAGAAACTCTTGAGACATGTGGGAAGAGCCCCATTAGCGGTGAGCAGTGCACTTGCGCAACATCTGCTGAGGATCTaattgattttgttgttgagAAATTAGGGAACCATGTATCTGTATGGAGTACTGAGAGCATTGAAGGATCTTATGAGAATGCCACAATTGGAGCTATGAAACTCATCCACGGAAACCTCTCTGAACCACCAGCCTTATGTCATAGTATGCCATTCCCATTTCAAATCTACTATTGCCATATTCTTCAAAAAGTAAAGCTATATGTAGTTCATATACATGGTAGTAAAAAGGTGAATCATGCGATCATGGCATGCCATTATGACACATCAACCTGGAGTCCAAACCATCTTGCTTTTAAGATATTGGGCTATGGCCCAGGCTTAATTGAAGTTTGTCATTGGATAAATGAGAATGGAGTGGTATGGACAAAGACTCAAGGTTGA